A portion of the Paenibacillus sp. PvR098 genome contains these proteins:
- a CDS encoding PstS family phosphate ABC transporter substrate-binding protein, which yields MLFKGFARKSTFAISSVVLALSLAACGTQTETQPNQGAAPSDGTAALKGEIKIDGSSTVFPISQAVAEEFMKKHNDVRITVGESGSGNGAKKLISGEIHIANMSRHFKTEEMDELKAKQNTEVIEMPVALDGITVVVNKKNTFAKEMTVEELKKIWSKESTVKKWNEIRPEWPDKEIKLYGPGTASGTFEFFTEAINGTAKESRSDYTPSEDDNVLVKGVQGDEFAMGYFGFSYYKENEANLNAVAIKKDASSPAVLPTNETIEDMSYAPLSRYVYVYPTKKAIEEPQVKEFLKYYNSEEGGALVEAVKYIKLPQEQMNKNLEALK from the coding sequence ATGTTGTTTAAAGGTTTTGCTCGTAAAAGCACATTCGCAATATCTTCCGTCGTATTGGCTTTGTCTCTGGCTGCATGTGGGACGCAAACGGAAACCCAGCCGAATCAAGGTGCTGCTCCGTCTGACGGTACAGCTGCTCTGAAAGGCGAAATCAAAATCGACGGCTCTTCTACAGTTTTCCCGATCTCCCAAGCCGTTGCCGAAGAGTTCATGAAAAAACACAATGATGTAAGAATCACAGTAGGCGAATCCGGGTCTGGTAATGGAGCGAAGAAGCTGATTTCCGGTGAAATTCATATTGCAAATATGTCTCGTCATTTCAAGACAGAAGAAATGGATGAGCTGAAAGCGAAACAAAACACCGAGGTTATTGAAATGCCCGTCGCGCTGGACGGCATAACCGTTGTAGTCAACAAGAAAAATACGTTTGCCAAAGAAATGACGGTTGAAGAGTTGAAGAAGATTTGGTCCAAAGAAAGCACAGTGAAAAAATGGAACGAAATTCGCCCGGAATGGCCAGATAAAGAAATTAAGCTGTATGGTCCTGGCACGGCGTCTGGAACGTTCGAGTTCTTCACGGAAGCTATCAACGGAACAGCGAAAGAATCTCGTTCGGATTATACACCTTCCGAGGATGACAATGTACTCGTAAAAGGCGTACAAGGCGATGAGTTCGCAATGGGTTACTTTGGCTTCTCCTACTATAAAGAGAATGAAGCGAATTTAAATGCTGTAGCCATCAAGAAGGATGCTAGTTCTCCTGCTGTATTGCCTACGAATGAGACGATTGAGGACATGTCGTATGCTCCGTTGTCCCGTTATGTATATGTGTACCCTACGAAAAAGGCAATCGAAGAGCCACAAGTTAAAGAATTCCTGAAATACTACAACAGCGAAGAGGGCGGGGCTTTGGTTGAAGCCGTTAAATACATCAAGCTTCCACAAGAGCAAATGAACAAAAACCTTGAAGCATTGAAATAA